One Methylosarcina fibrata AML-C10 DNA segment encodes these proteins:
- the hslV gene encoding ATP-dependent protease subunit HslV, with protein MNFRGTTILSVRRGGKVVIGGDGQVTLGNTVMKGNARKVRRLYHDKVIAGFAGATADAFTLFEHFEGKLEKHRGNLTRAAVEMAKDWRIDRTLRRLEALLTIADARTSLIISGTGDVIEPEYDLMAIGSGGAFAQAAARALLENTELSAREIVERSLQIAADICIYTNHNLRIEELDAEPNE; from the coding sequence GTGAATTTCAGAGGTACAACCATTCTTTCGGTACGCCGGGGCGGCAAAGTAGTCATCGGCGGCGACGGTCAGGTGACGTTGGGTAACACGGTGATGAAAGGCAATGCCCGCAAGGTGCGCCGCCTTTATCACGACAAAGTGATCGCCGGCTTCGCCGGAGCAACGGCCGATGCTTTTACGTTGTTCGAACATTTTGAAGGCAAACTGGAAAAGCATCGCGGCAATCTGACCCGCGCCGCCGTGGAAATGGCAAAAGACTGGCGAATCGACCGCACGCTGCGCCGGCTGGAAGCCCTGCTGACCATTGCCGACGCCAGAACTTCCCTGATCATCTCCGGCACCGGCGACGTGATCGAACCCGAATACGACCTGATGGCGATCGGTTCCGGCGGTGCCTTCGCCCAGGCCGCCGCCCGCGCCCTGCTGGAAAATACCGAACTCAGCGCCCGCGAAATTGTCGAGAGATCGTTACAGATTGCCGCAGACATTTGTATTTATACCAACCACAACCTGCGCATTGAAGAACTGGACGCCGAACCGAACGAGTAA
- the hslU gene encoding ATP-dependent protease ATPase subunit HslU, whose translation MTQMTPKEIVSELDKHIIGQSNAKRSVAIALRNRWRRQQVDVSLREEITPKNILMIGPTGVGKTEIARRLARLANAPFIKIEATKFTEVGYVGRDVESIIRDLADTAVKMMRMNEMEKVQIKAYDAAEEKILDILLPKADRGTLSETVEATRQKMRKKLREGELDDKEIEIDVQIAPMGVEIMAPPGMEEMTSQLQGLFQNMGANRTRSRKMKIKKAFKVLHEEEAAKLINDEDIKLKAVEAVEQNGIVFLDEIDKICKRSEMSGGGEVSREGVQRDLLPLVEGSTVSTKYGAIKTDHILFIASGAFHLTKPSDLIPELQGRFPIRVELDALSADDFVRILTEPDASLTEQYAALLATEGVSLSFSADGIKRIAELGWQVNEKTENIGARRLHTILERLLEEVSYHAPDLIEKEVVIDAAYVDRHLSEFVEDEDLSRYIL comes from the coding sequence ATGACACAGATGACCCCGAAAGAAATTGTAAGCGAACTGGATAAACACATTATCGGCCAATCCAATGCCAAACGTTCGGTCGCGATTGCTTTGCGCAACCGCTGGCGCCGCCAGCAGGTCGATGTCTCGCTGCGCGAAGAAATCACTCCCAAAAACATTCTGATGATCGGTCCGACCGGCGTCGGCAAAACCGAAATTGCCCGTCGGCTGGCTCGTCTGGCGAATGCGCCTTTCATCAAGATAGAAGCCACCAAATTTACCGAAGTCGGCTACGTGGGCCGCGACGTGGAATCGATCATCCGCGATCTGGCCGATACTGCAGTCAAAATGATGCGGATGAACGAAATGGAAAAGGTTCAAATCAAGGCCTACGATGCCGCGGAAGAAAAAATTCTGGACATTCTGCTGCCGAAGGCCGACAGGGGGACTTTGTCCGAAACCGTCGAAGCCACCCGCCAGAAGATGCGCAAAAAGTTACGCGAAGGCGAACTTGACGACAAGGAAATCGAAATCGACGTTCAGATTGCCCCGATGGGCGTTGAAATCATGGCGCCTCCGGGCATGGAAGAAATGACCAGCCAATTGCAGGGCCTGTTTCAGAACATGGGTGCCAACCGCACCCGGTCGCGTAAAATGAAAATCAAAAAGGCTTTCAAAGTATTGCATGAAGAAGAAGCAGCGAAGCTGATCAACGACGAAGACATCAAACTAAAGGCCGTCGAAGCCGTGGAACAGAACGGCATCGTCTTTCTCGACGAGATCGATAAAATCTGCAAGCGCTCCGAAATGAGCGGAGGCGGCGAAGTATCCCGCGAAGGCGTGCAGCGCGACCTGCTGCCGCTGGTCGAGGGCAGCACGGTCAGCACCAAGTACGGCGCGATCAAGACCGATCATATTCTGTTCATTGCTTCGGGCGCTTTTCATTTAACCAAACCTTCCGACCTGATTCCGGAATTGCAGGGACGTTTTCCGATCCGCGTCGAACTGGATGCCCTTTCCGCCGACGATTTCGTCCGCATCCTGACCGAACCGGACGCATCGCTGACCGAGCAATACGCCGCCTTGCTGGCTACGGAGGGTGTGTCGCTTTCATTTTCCGCCGACGGCATCAAGCGCATTGCCGAACTGGGCTGGCAGGTGAATGAAAAAACCGAAAACATCGGTGCACGGCGCCTTCATACGATTCTCGAACGCCTTTTGGAAGAAGTTTCCTACCATGCGCCCGATCTGATCGAAAAAGAAGTGGTCATCGATGCAGCCTATGTCGACCGGCACTTGAGCGAATTTGTCGAAGACGAGGATCTGAGCCGATACATTTTGTAG
- a CDS encoding gamma-butyrobetaine hydroxylase-like domain-containing protein: protein MRLNTKPCNTFPIEIKLHQVSRLLEISFQDGSVFKLPYEYLRVYTPSAEALGHAPGQEILQVGKENVTITELKPVGNYAIAPQFSDGHNTGIYTWDLLYQLGSEYSSLWADYLKRLEAAGYQRQAPLSS, encoded by the coding sequence ATGCGCCTGAATACCAAACCCTGCAACACGTTTCCGATCGAAATAAAACTTCATCAGGTTTCGCGTCTCCTTGAAATCAGCTTTCAGGACGGCAGTGTTTTTAAACTGCCCTACGAATATCTCCGCGTCTACACGCCTTCGGCGGAAGCCCTGGGCCATGCGCCGGGCCAGGAAATTCTGCAGGTCGGCAAAGAAAACGTTACCATCACCGAGCTCAAGCCGGTAGGTAATTATGCGATCGCCCCGCAGTTCAGCGACGGCCACAACACCGGCATTTATACCTGGGACCTGCTGTATCAACTGGGCTCCGAATATTCAAGCTTGTGGGCCGATTATCTGAAACGCCTGGAAGCCGCCGGCTATCAACGCCAAGCCCCCTTATCAAGTTAA
- the ubiE gene encoding bifunctional demethylmenaquinone methyltransferase/2-methoxy-6-polyprenyl-1,4-benzoquinol methylase UbiE, producing MTKDNTTHFGFKQVATEEKVKLVRGVFDSVAEKYDIMNDLMSLGIHRIWKRIAVQLSNVRQGERVLDLAGGTGDLTSLFEQRVGKTGDCVLADINAQMLRTGRDRLIDKGLAGNIHYAQVNAECLPFADNTFDCVCIGFGLRNVTDKDAALRSMHRVLKPGGRVIVLEFSHPTDKVTEKVYDFYSFKLLPKIGKIVAKDEDSYRYLAESIRMHPKQIELKQMMENAGFERCEFFNMTQGIVAVHRAYKI from the coding sequence ATGACAAAAGATAACACCACCCATTTTGGTTTCAAGCAAGTCGCCACCGAAGAAAAAGTCAAACTGGTGCGCGGCGTCTTCGATTCCGTCGCCGAAAAATACGACATCATGAACGATCTGATGTCGCTTGGCATCCACCGCATCTGGAAGCGGATCGCCGTGCAGTTGAGCAATGTGCGCCAGGGCGAGCGGGTACTTGACCTCGCAGGCGGCACCGGCGATCTGACTTCGCTGTTCGAGCAGCGCGTCGGTAAAACGGGAGATTGCGTGCTGGCCGACATCAATGCACAAATGCTGCGCACAGGGCGCGACCGATTGATCGACAAAGGCCTGGCCGGCAATATCCATTACGCCCAGGTCAATGCCGAATGCCTTCCGTTTGCCGACAACACTTTCGATTGCGTCTGCATCGGTTTCGGGCTACGCAACGTCACCGATAAGGACGCGGCATTACGATCGATGCATCGGGTGCTGAAACCGGGCGGACGCGTGATCGTGCTCGAATTTTCCCATCCCACCGACAAGGTGACCGAAAAAGTCTATGACTTCTATTCCTTCAAGCTGCTGCCCAAAATCGGCAAGATCGTCGCCAAGGACGAAGACAGTTACCGCTATCTGGCCGAGTCGATCCGCATGCACCCCAAACAGATCGAACTAAAACAAATGATGGAAAATGCGGGCTTCGAACGCTGTGAATTTTTCAATATGACCCAGGGCATCGTGGCCGTCCATCGAGCCTATAAAATCTAG
- a CDS encoding ubiquinone biosynthesis accessory factor UbiJ: MLIKPLLIGAMESAVNRYLDLDRNKNSFLAPLAGKVIAVTVQPFGETVYLCPTADSIQILDHSPTPPDTQISGSLWSLGLMGLSSRPMRSVFSGEVKIEGDIHTGRKFQELFDKLEIDLERKLSPYLGDGLAHQITGFFRSGRNWTKDAAETFRINLTEFLQEETRDLPAVPETDIFYQQIDELRTAFDRLHSKTVRLERILAAKRSASGS, encoded by the coding sequence ATGCTCATTAAACCGTTGCTGATCGGCGCCATGGAAAGCGCCGTCAATCGTTATCTTGATCTGGACCGGAACAAAAACTCCTTCCTGGCGCCTTTGGCCGGCAAAGTCATCGCCGTGACCGTGCAGCCTTTCGGCGAAACGGTTTACCTCTGCCCGACCGCGGACTCCATTCAGATACTGGATCATTCCCCTACTCCACCCGACACTCAAATCAGTGGCTCGCTCTGGTCGCTGGGTTTGATGGGTCTCAGCTCCCGGCCGATGCGTTCGGTGTTTTCCGGAGAAGTCAAGATCGAAGGCGATATTCATACCGGCCGAAAATTTCAGGAACTGTTTGATAAGCTGGAAATCGACCTGGAGCGAAAACTGTCTCCTTACCTCGGCGATGGGCTGGCTCATCAGATCACCGGATTTTTTCGCTCCGGCCGGAACTGGACAAAAGATGCCGCGGAGACATTCAGGATCAATCTGACCGAATTTCTTCAGGAAGAAACGCGCGACTTGCCGGCTGTCCCGGAGACGGATATTTTTTATCAGCAGATCGATGAATTGCGTACCGCATTCGACCGCCTGCACAGCAAAACGGTCCGCCTGGAAAGAATTTTAGCGGCCAAGCGGTCGGCTTCCGGTTCCTGA
- the ubiB gene encoding ubiquinone biosynthesis regulatory protein kinase UbiB translates to MIRPKLLFRLVHINWVLVFHGLDEIVLKTHLFRPVRFLAAFSPYYWLSKQSDPRGVRIRRTLEDLGPIYVKFGQALSTRKDLLPDDIADELVKLQDRVPPFPSDTARAIIEQQLGMPIAEAFAEFDPVPLASASVAQVHTAVLHSGERVIVKVLRPDIEERIHSDIGLLYELARFAERFWADARLLRPLEVVAEFEKTTLDELDLIREASNASKLRRNFENSNIIYIPEIHWPLTRQKVLVMERIEGIPIGEIRQLREGGADFKLLAERGVEIFFTQVFRDNFFHADMHPGNIFVDLPAKYIAVDFGIVGSLSLSDQHYLAENFLAFFNRDYRKVAEMHVQSGWVSSTTRIEEFESAIRSVCEPIFEKPLKDISFGQLLLRLFQTARRFDMHVQPQLVLLQKTLLNIEGLGRQLYPELDLWQTAKPFLERWFQERMGPKAKLTKLMKQFPELAEQFPEIPSLIYKALDNAAYARQNAESHNRELALLRQQMENNHRVSMWAMLISAALIGAAVFFR, encoded by the coding sequence GTGATCCGCCCAAAACTTCTATTTCGCCTGGTTCATATCAATTGGGTCCTGGTTTTTCACGGACTGGATGAAATCGTATTAAAAACCCATCTGTTCCGCCCTGTTCGGTTTCTGGCCGCTTTTTCTCCTTATTATTGGCTCAGCAAACAGTCGGATCCGCGCGGTGTCAGGATTCGCCGCACCCTGGAAGACCTGGGCCCCATTTACGTCAAATTCGGCCAGGCCTTGTCCACCCGCAAAGACCTGCTGCCGGACGACATCGCCGACGAACTGGTCAAACTCCAGGACCGAGTGCCGCCGTTTCCGAGCGATACCGCCCGCGCCATTATCGAACAACAACTGGGCATGCCGATCGCCGAAGCCTTCGCCGAGTTCGATCCGGTTCCGCTGGCTTCGGCCTCGGTCGCACAGGTGCATACCGCCGTCCTGCACAGCGGCGAGCGCGTCATCGTCAAGGTGCTGAGGCCCGACATCGAGGAAAGGATACATTCCGACATCGGCCTGCTTTACGAACTGGCCCGATTTGCCGAACGTTTTTGGGCCGATGCCCGGCTCTTGCGCCCTCTGGAAGTGGTGGCCGAATTCGAAAAAACCACGTTGGACGAACTCGATCTGATCCGCGAGGCGTCCAATGCTTCCAAACTGCGCCGCAATTTCGAGAATTCAAACATCATCTACATTCCCGAAATTCACTGGCCGCTGACACGTCAGAAGGTGCTGGTCATGGAAAGAATCGAGGGCATTCCGATCGGCGAAATCCGGCAGCTTCGAGAAGGCGGCGCGGACTTTAAACTGCTGGCCGAACGCGGCGTGGAAATCTTTTTCACACAGGTTTTCCGGGACAATTTCTTTCATGCCGACATGCATCCCGGCAATATTTTTGTCGACCTGCCCGCAAAATACATTGCCGTCGATTTCGGCATCGTCGGTTCGTTGTCGCTGTCCGACCAGCATTATCTGGCCGAAAACTTTCTGGCGTTTTTCAACCGCGATTACCGCAAAGTGGCGGAAATGCACGTCCAGTCCGGCTGGGTATCGAGCACGACCCGCATTGAAGAGTTCGAATCGGCGATCCGCAGCGTTTGCGAGCCGATCTTCGAAAAGCCGCTGAAAGACATTTCCTTCGGCCAGTTGCTGCTGCGCCTGTTCCAGACCGCGCGCCGTTTCGACATGCACGTGCAGCCGCAACTGGTTCTGCTGCAGAAGACCCTGCTCAACATCGAAGGACTGGGGCGCCAGTTGTATCCCGAGCTCGACCTCTGGCAAACCGCCAAGCCCTTTCTGGAGCGATGGTTTCAGGAACGCATGGGGCCCAAGGCCAAACTGACCAAGTTGATGAAACAATTCCCGGAATTGGCCGAACAGTTTCCGGAAATCCCTTCGCTGATCTACAAGGCTCTGGACAATGCCGCTTATGCGAGGCAGAATGCCGAATCCCACAACCGGGAACTGGCCCTCTTGCGCCAGCAAATGGAAAACAATCATCGAGTCTCGATGTGGGCCATGCTGATCAGCGCGGCGCTGATCGGCGCCGCCGTGTTCTTTCGCTGA
- a CDS encoding DUF262 domain-containing protein, whose amino-acid sequence MSAQNFKTENITYRKLISNGLIYRIPRFQRDYSWTEEEWEDLWADIMETIRPGGESAHYMGYLVLQSQDEKSYDVIDGQQRLTTLTLVILAVLKNLHRLIDENDQPECNRQRIDQIRHTYIGYLDPVTLISRTKLTLNRNNDHYFQTYLVPLVHLPQRGFRASEHSLRKAFEWFDRKVGDYVTASGQDKGVVLASLVETMSDRLFFTIISVTDELNAYRVFETLNARGVRLSSTDLLKNYLFSVLHRNSEHPNEMNALEDRWEAMVTRLGNESFPDFLRIHWISRRSFVRQSELFKTIRANVSKREDVFELLREMDEDLDTYLALTAPEASHWPPELKGYAQNLRMFNVRQPFPLIIAAHRRFEDKDFLLILKSSVIISLRYNVIGCQPTHQQEQIYHAAAQKISGGEVATAVGALEELKGIYPNDDVFRGAFAEKIIRTTNSHNLRIVRYILCALEKQISGHDYEFDSDSFNVEHVLPQNPEFGWEIFSDEEADAMIYRLGNMTLLNTGTNKILGNSGFAVKKSAFANSDFELTRKIAEDYFEWTPGRIATRQRWLARLATSVWRISQLS is encoded by the coding sequence ATGTCCGCGCAAAATTTCAAAACCGAAAACATCACCTACCGAAAACTGATCAGCAACGGGCTGATCTATCGCATCCCCCGGTTTCAGCGCGATTACAGTTGGACCGAGGAGGAATGGGAAGATCTCTGGGCCGACATCATGGAGACGATCCGGCCCGGCGGCGAGTCCGCGCATTACATGGGTTATCTGGTGCTCCAGTCGCAGGATGAAAAAAGCTACGACGTGATCGACGGACAGCAACGATTGACCACGTTAACACTGGTGATTCTGGCCGTGCTCAAGAATCTGCACCGTTTGATTGATGAGAACGATCAGCCGGAATGCAACCGCCAGCGCATAGATCAGATCCGCCATACCTACATCGGCTATCTGGATCCGGTGACTCTGATTTCCCGAACCAAACTGACGCTCAACCGGAACAACGATCATTATTTTCAAACCTATCTGGTGCCTCTCGTCCATCTGCCTCAGCGCGGGTTTCGGGCCTCCGAGCACAGCCTGAGGAAAGCGTTCGAATGGTTCGACAGGAAAGTAGGCGATTACGTAACGGCTTCCGGACAGGATAAAGGCGTCGTTCTGGCTTCGCTGGTGGAAACCATGAGCGACCGCCTTTTTTTCACGATCATCAGCGTCACGGACGAACTGAACGCTTATCGGGTTTTCGAAACCTTGAACGCCCGAGGCGTCAGGCTGTCCTCGACCGACTTGCTGAAAAATTATCTGTTTTCGGTGCTTCACCGGAACAGCGAGCATCCGAATGAAATGAACGCGCTGGAAGACCGCTGGGAGGCGATGGTGACCCGCCTGGGGAATGAAAGTTTTCCCGATTTTCTGCGCATCCACTGGATCAGCCGCAGATCTTTCGTGCGCCAGTCGGAGCTGTTCAAGACCATCCGGGCCAACGTGTCGAAACGGGAAGACGTCTTTGAATTGCTGCGCGAAATGGACGAGGATCTGGATACTTACCTGGCGTTGACCGCGCCGGAAGCCTCGCACTGGCCGCCGGAGCTCAAAGGCTACGCGCAAAACCTGCGCATGTTCAACGTTCGCCAGCCGTTTCCTCTGATCATTGCCGCGCACCGCCGGTTCGAGGACAAGGATTTTCTGTTGATTTTGAAAAGCAGCGTGATCATTTCGCTCCGTTACAACGTGATCGGGTGCCAGCCGACTCATCAACAGGAACAGATCTATCATGCGGCTGCGCAAAAAATATCCGGCGGCGAAGTTGCCACCGCCGTCGGCGCCCTGGAAGAATTGAAAGGCATTTACCCGAACGACGACGTGTTCAGAGGCGCTTTTGCCGAGAAAATCATCCGTACTACCAATTCGCACAATTTGCGGATCGTACGCTACATTCTCTGCGCGCTGGAAAAGCAGATCAGCGGGCATGATTACGAATTCGACAGCGACAGTTTCAACGTCGAACACGTCTTGCCGCAAAACCCGGAATTCGGCTGGGAGATTTTCAGTGATGAAGAAGCCGATGCGATGATTTACCGGTTGGGCAATATGACGCTGTTGAACACCGGAACCAACAAGATCCTGGGTAATTCGGGATTTGCCGTCAAGAAAAGTGCCTTTGCCAACAGCGACTTCGAGCTGACCCGAAAGATCGCGGAAGATTATTTCGAATGGACGCCCGGCCGAATCGCCACCCGGCAAAGATGGCTGGCCAGGTTGGCCACCAGCGTCTGGCGCATCAGCCAGTTGTCCTAG
- a CDS encoding phosphoglycerate kinase → MSIKRMVDLDLSGKRVLIRQDLNVPVKDGKVTSDIRIQASVPTIQKALEKGAAVIVMSHLGRPTEGQYDEASSLKPVAERLSSLLGKPVRLEKDWLDGVDLQPGEVVLCENVRFNVGEKKNSDELGKKMAALCDVFVMDAFGTAHRAEASTHSVAKFAPVVCAGPLLASELDALGKALETPAKPLVAIVGGSKVSTKLTVLKSLSEKVDQLIVGGGIANTFIAASGFPVGKSLYEPDLIGETKELIAAAKAAGSDIPIPVDVVCAKEFSETATATVKKVTDVEEDDLILDIGPETARQYADILKSAKTIVWNGPVGVFEIDQFGNGTQSLANAIAESTAFSIAGGGDTLAAIDKYGINDQVSYTSTGGGAFLEFLEGKELPAVAILKSRT, encoded by the coding sequence ATGTCGATTAAAAGAATGGTTGATCTGGATTTATCGGGAAAACGGGTATTGATCCGTCAGGATCTGAACGTCCCGGTCAAAGACGGTAAAGTCACCAGCGATATTCGCATTCAGGCCAGCGTGCCGACGATTCAAAAAGCCCTGGAAAAAGGCGCGGCGGTCATCGTGATGTCGCATCTGGGACGTCCTACCGAAGGCCAATACGACGAAGCCTCTTCCCTGAAACCTGTGGCCGAGCGCCTGTCGAGCCTGCTCGGCAAACCGGTCAGGCTCGAAAAAGACTGGCTGGACGGCGTCGACCTCCAGCCGGGCGAGGTCGTTCTGTGCGAAAACGTGCGCTTCAACGTCGGCGAGAAAAAGAACAGCGACGAGCTGGGCAAAAAAATGGCCGCCCTTTGCGATGTCTTCGTCATGGACGCTTTCGGTACCGCTCATCGGGCCGAAGCCTCGACCCACAGCGTCGCCAAATTCGCGCCCGTCGTTTGCGCAGGGCCTCTGCTGGCCAGCGAGCTGGACGCCCTAGGCAAAGCACTGGAAACGCCGGCCAAACCCTTGGTGGCCATTGTCGGCGGCTCCAAGGTGTCGACCAAACTGACGGTGCTCAAATCGCTGTCGGAAAAAGTCGACCAGCTCATCGTCGGCGGCGGCATTGCCAATACTTTTATTGCCGCCTCCGGTTTCCCGGTCGGCAAATCGCTCTACGAACCGGATCTGATCGGTGAGACCAAGGAGCTGATTGCCGCGGCGAAGGCAGCGGGATCGGATATCCCCATTCCGGTCGATGTCGTCTGCGCCAAGGAATTTTCCGAAACCGCGACGGCAACCGTCAAAAAAGTAACCGACGTGGAAGAAGACGATCTCATTCTGGACATCGGACCCGAAACGGCCAGGCAATACGCCGACATCCTGAAATCCGCGAAAACCATCGTCTGGAACGGCCCGGTCGGCGTCTTTGAAATAGATCAGTTCGGCAACGGCACTCAATCCCTGGCGAACGCGATTGCCGAAAGCACGGCGTTTTCGATTGCCGGCGGCGGCGACACTCTCGCTGCGATCGACAAATACGGTATCAACGACCAGGTCTCCTACACTTCGACCGGCGGTGGCGCCTTTCTAGAATTTCTCGAAGGCAAGGAGCTCCCGGCCGTGGCTATTTTAAAATCCCGAACTTAA
- the rpoZ gene encoding DNA-directed RNA polymerase subunit omega, which produces MARVTIEDCLEKVENRFKLVLLAGARARQLSHGAAEFVPRGKDKDTVVALREIAAGHVTAGNINLLHRNVESHEPPPMF; this is translated from the coding sequence ATGGCCAGAGTTACTATCGAAGATTGCTTGGAAAAAGTGGAAAACCGGTTCAAGCTGGTTTTATTGGCGGGCGCCAGAGCACGCCAGTTGAGTCACGGCGCGGCCGAATTCGTGCCGCGCGGCAAGGACAAAGACACCGTGGTCGCTTTACGAGAAATTGCAGCAGGCCATGTGACGGCCGGCAACATTAACCTGCTGCATCGTAACGTCGAATCGCACGAGCCGCCGCCCATGTTCTAA
- a CDS encoding RelA/SpoT family protein — MLELADTIELERPQDKLIRRLCTVLSGYLDSEQVDECYRAYEFGAAAHAGQFRRSGEAYICHPVAVAISLAELRMDVNCIMAAILHDVLEDTPVTKQELAQRFNPDVAELVDGVTKLTKIDSKSHAEAQAENVRKMFLAMAKDLRVIMVKLADRLHNMQTLGVMPAGKKRRIARETLDIYAPIANRLGMNNIRQKLESLSFEAMYPRRHAILKNAVKKARGNRLKIVETIESAIKRRIEQAGLDCDVAGREKNLYSIYQKMLHKKISLIDIFDVYAFRIYCDNVDTCYRALGIVHNLYKPIPGRFKDYIALPKANGYQSLHTILMGPYGVPIEIQIRTHEMHRMAESGIAAHWLYKSDDDKSSEKFQARANEWLRDLLEIQKSAGDSLEFIDNLKVDLFPQEVFVFTPKGEIVKIPRGSTTIDFAYAVHTDIGNACVSARIDKQLVPLQTTLENGVTVEIITASWARPNPLWLNYVITAKARSSIRSYLKNFKQKEAISLGRRLLEKELQAMNLELDSIEPERIQALLKASGLQSLNDLLEDIGMGNKMPFLVAKRLAQDDVLAAIKLEDSDQAKKTPLIIKGTEGMIITLAKCCRPIPGDSIIGFFFPGKGIVVHHHECHNSNDVRKKQSSWLDVEWSQEINGEFPSELRLEILNQRGALATIASVISEMNSNIENVNVVDQDDRVCVDLITFTVKDRVHLAKVMRRLKELPIVLKITRVRA; from the coding sequence ATGCTGGAATTAGCCGACACTATCGAGCTTGAACGTCCTCAGGACAAACTGATCAGGCGTTTGTGCACGGTCTTGTCCGGCTATCTGGACTCCGAACAGGTCGACGAATGCTATCGGGCATATGAATTCGGCGCCGCCGCGCACGCCGGTCAATTCCGCCGAAGCGGTGAAGCCTATATTTGCCATCCCGTTGCCGTCGCCATCAGCCTGGCCGAGCTTCGGATGGACGTTAACTGCATTATGGCGGCGATCCTGCACGATGTTCTGGAAGATACGCCGGTTACCAAACAGGAACTGGCGCAGCGGTTCAACCCGGACGTGGCCGAACTGGTCGACGGAGTCACCAAATTAACCAAGATCGACAGCAAATCGCATGCCGAAGCCCAGGCCGAGAACGTCCGCAAGATGTTTTTGGCGATGGCCAAGGATTTGAGGGTCATCATGGTCAAATTGGCCGACCGCCTGCACAACATGCAGACCCTGGGCGTGATGCCGGCAGGCAAAAAACGCCGCATTGCCCGCGAGACGCTGGATATTTACGCCCCGATCGCCAACCGTCTGGGCATGAACAACATCCGGCAAAAACTCGAATCGTTAAGCTTTGAAGCGATGTATCCGAGGCGCCACGCCATCTTGAAGAACGCCGTCAAGAAAGCGCGGGGCAATCGCCTGAAAATTGTCGAAACCATCGAAAGCGCGATCAAACGGCGCATCGAACAGGCCGGACTGGACTGCGACGTCGCCGGCAGAGAAAAAAACCTCTACAGCATTTACCAGAAAATGCTGCACAAAAAGATTTCCCTGATCGATATTTTCGACGTCTACGCCTTCCGGATTTATTGCGACAACGTCGATACCTGCTACCGGGCCCTGGGCATTGTTCACAACCTGTACAAACCGATACCGGGCCGCTTCAAGGATTACATCGCCCTGCCCAAAGCCAACGGCTATCAGTCGCTTCATACGATCCTGATGGGACCTTACGGCGTGCCCATCGAAATCCAGATCCGCACTCATGAAATGCACCGCATGGCGGAATCGGGCATTGCCGCACACTGGCTTTATAAATCCGACGACGATAAATCATCGGAAAAATTCCAGGCCCGCGCCAACGAATGGCTTCGGGATCTGCTGGAAATTCAGAAGTCGGCTGGCGATTCGCTGGAATTCATCGACAATTTGAAAGTGGATCTCTTTCCTCAGGAAGTGTTCGTCTTCACGCCCAAGGGCGAAATCGTCAAAATACCCCGAGGTTCGACCACCATCGATTTCGCTTACGCGGTACACACCGACATCGGCAATGCCTGCGTTTCCGCCCGGATCGACAAGCAGTTGGTACCCTTGCAGACCACGCTGGAGAACGGCGTTACCGTGGAAATCATCACCGCCTCCTGGGCCCGCCCCAACCCGCTCTGGCTGAATTACGTCATCACCGCCAAGGCACGCTCCAGCATTCGCAGCTATCTCAAGAATTTCAAGCAAAAAGAAGCGATCAGCCTGGGCCGCCGTTTACTGGAAAAGGAACTTCAGGCGATGAATCTGGAGCTCGACTCGATTGAACCGGAACGGATACAGGCCCTGCTTAAAGCGAGCGGCCTGCAGAGCCTGAACGATCTGCTCGAAGACATCGGCATGGGCAACAAGATGCCGTTTCTGGTCGCCAAGCGTCTCGCCCAGGACGACGTGCTGGCCGCCATCAAGCTGGAAGACTCCGACCAGGCCAAAAAGACCCCCTTGATCATCAAAGGCACCGAAGGCATGATCATCACCCTGGCCAAATGTTGCCGACCGATACCGGGCGATTCGATCATCGGTTTTTTCTTTCCGGGCAAAGGCATTGTCGTGCACCATCATGAGTGCCACAACAGCAATGACGTCAGGAAAAAGCAAAGCAGTTGGCTGGACGTGGAATGGAGCCAGGAAATCAACGGCGAATTTCCGAGTGAACTGCGGCTGGAAATTCTCAATCAGCGAGGCGCTTTGGCCACCATCGCCTCGGTCATCTCCGAAATGAATTCCAATATCGAAAACGTGAACGTCGTCGACCAGGACGACCGGGTCTGCGTCGACCTGATCACGTTTACCGTAAAGGACCGCGTTCATTTGGCCAAGGTCATGCGCCGGCTGAAGGAATTGCCGATCGTCTTGAAAATCACGCGGGTCAGAGCCTAG